The Candidatus Caccoplasma merdavium genome window below encodes:
- a CDS encoding redox-sensing transcriptional repressor Rex → MAIGNSRTSMSLPEPSLRRLPWYLAYVKLLRDKGVEYVSSTQISKELNVDASRIAKDLSFINISGKTRVGYEVASLVDALEQFLGFGEKHKAVIFGVGSLGAALLQDTGLAQYGMNVIAGFDVDKQLVGTHINGIPVYDVADFPRLQPQLGACIGILTVPVDRAQEACNDMIAGGVRAIWNFTPYRIKTPDDIVVQNTSIYAHLAVMFNRLNHTLGK, encoded by the coding sequence ATGGCAATCGGAAATTCGAGGACATCAATGAGCTTGCCCGAACCTTCATTGCGGCGTCTGCCTTGGTATTTGGCCTATGTCAAACTGCTGCGCGATAAAGGGGTGGAGTATGTCTCGTCGACACAAATATCGAAAGAGCTCAATGTCGATGCCTCCCGGATTGCGAAGGATTTGTCGTTTATCAACATCTCGGGAAAGACCCGCGTGGGATATGAAGTGGCGTCGCTGGTCGACGCCCTTGAACAGTTCCTGGGTTTCGGCGAGAAACACAAGGCGGTCATCTTCGGTGTCGGGAGTTTGGGCGCGGCCTTGTTGCAGGATACGGGACTGGCGCAGTATGGCATGAACGTCATTGCCGGTTTCGATGTCGACAAGCAGCTTGTCGGCACCCATATCAACGGGATTCCGGTGTATGATGTGGCCGACTTTCCCCGGCTGCAACCTCAGCTCGGCGCTTGCATCGGCATTCTCACCGTGCCGGTCGATAGGGCGCAGGAGGCCTGCAACGACATGATAGCCGGCGGGGTGCGGGCCATTTGGAATTTCACCCCTTACCGCATCAAGACCCCCGATGATATTGTCGTGCAGAACACCTCGATATATGCTCACTTGGCCGTGATGTTCAACCGGCTGAACCATACGCTCGGGAAATAA
- a CDS encoding translation initiation factor, protein MSKNNDWKERLNIVYSTNPDFSYETEEEPQPATLPAEKQALRIELDKRHRNGKTATLITGFVGTDDDLKELAKLLKTKCGVGGSARDGEILIQGDLRQKVKEILTREGYSRTRII, encoded by the coding sequence ATGAGCAAGAACAACGACTGGAAAGAACGTCTCAATATCGTCTACTCGACCAACCCCGACTTCTCTTACGAAACCGAGGAGGAGCCCCAACCGGCAACCCTTCCCGCCGAGAAACAAGCCTTGCGCATCGAACTCGACAAGCGCCATCGCAACGGCAAAACGGCCACCCTCATCACCGGATTTGTCGGCACGGACGACGACTTGAAAGAGCTGGCCAAGCTCCTGAAAACCAAATGCGGCGTAGGCGGTTCGGCCCGTGACGGTGAAATCCTCATACAGGGTGACCTGCGCCAAAAAGTAAAAGAGATTCTCACCCGGGAAGGCTACTCCCGCACCCGCATCATATAA